The following are encoded in a window of Vigna unguiculata cultivar IT97K-499-35 chromosome 8, ASM411807v1, whole genome shotgun sequence genomic DNA:
- the LOC114195502 gene encoding cucumisin-like — MKTLGLWHLLQILTCILLLTPSFSKDDRKIYIVYMGEHPKGMEQTESLHTSMIQSVISRKLAPDTLVHSYKSFNGFVARLTKEESERMKGMDDVVSVIPNRVHSIQTSRSWNFIGFPENVQRSKVESNVIVGVLDTGIWPNSSSFTDGGFGPPPQKWKGTCQNITCNNKIIGAKYFGLGSEFGQDDTIDTIGHGSHTASTAAGNSVKNANMFGLGSGTARGGVPSARIAVYKVCWRSGCRGADILAGFDEAIMDGVDIISISLGPSVARFIDYFEDEFAIGAFHAMKRGILTSKAAGNGGPDRYTMTNPAPWIISVAATTIDRKFLTKLHLGNGRIFQGVSLNMFSPTQKSYPLIYAGDAAARRFGSSLSRFCFENTLDGALVKGKIVLCDGYTPPQYVGFASGAAGLIFTSTLTLVGLDVYTLPTIHINESDGNSVTSYLKSTSNPTATIFRSYEEKDSSAPYVAPFSSRGPNIVTPNILKPDIAAPGVDILAAWSPVSSISGVKGDKRASNFIIISGTSMACPHVTGAAAYVKSFHPNWSPAAIKSALMTTATPMNPARNPDAEFAYGAGQINPLKAANPGLVYDADENDYISFLCGQGYNSTSLQKVTGDNSTCTSANKGSVLDLNLPSFALSTPRSSHNNVTFGRTVTNVGSGTSKYKATVSAHPSSLNVEVVPNVLTFSSLGQKLSFTLRIEGSINADFVSFSLIWDDGTFKARSPVVVYVP, encoded by the exons ATGAAGACTTTAGGGTTGTGGCATCTCCTACAAATTCTTACATGCATTCTGCTACTTACTCCCTCATTTTCTAAAGATGATAGAAAG ATTTACATAGTGTACATGGGCGAACATCCGAAGGGCATGGAACAGACAGAATCACTTCATACTAGTATGATTCAAAGTGTCATCAGCAG AAAACTTGCACCAGACACTTTGGTGCACAGCTACAAGAGTTTCAATGGATTTGTGGCCAGGCTGACCAAAGAAGAATCAGAAAGAATGAAAg GAATGGATGATGTGGTTTCTGTTATTCCAAACAGAGTCCACAGTATCCAAACATCAAGGTCCTGGAACTTCATTGGCTTCCCTGAAAATGTGCAAAGATCAAAGGTAGAAAGTAACGTAATTGTTGGAGTACTGGATACTGGAATTTGGCCTAATTCCTCAAGCTTCACCGACGGAGGTTTTGGTCCACCACCACAGAAATGGAAAGGAACATGCCAGAACATCACCTGCAATAA CAAAATAATCGGAGCAAAATATTTTGGTCTTGGGAGTGAATTCGGGCAAGACGACACAATTGATACGATTGGTCACGGGTCTCACACTGCATCCACTGCTGCTGGAAACTCGGTAAAGAATGCAAATATGTTTGGGCTTGGGTCAGGAACAGCAAGAGGAGGAGTTCCATCAGCACGCATTGCTGTGTATAAAGTGTGTTGGAGAAGTGGTTGTAGAGGTGCTGATATTCTTGCAGGGTTTGATGAAGCCATTATGGATGGTGTTGACATTATATCTATTTCATTGGGACCTAGCGTCGCCAGATTCATCGATTATTTTGAAGATGAATTTGCAATAGGAGCCTTCCATGCAATGAAGAGAGGAATATTAACTTCTAAAGCTGCAGGCAATGGGGGTCCCGACCGTTACACAATGACAAATCCTGCTCCCTGGATAATTTCTGTGGCTGCCACCACTATAGACAGAAAGTTTTTAACCAAACTCCACCTGGGCAATGGCCGAATCTTCCAG GGAGTGTCATTGAATATGTTTAGTCCAACACAGAAAAGTTACCCTTTAATTTATGCGGGAGATGCAGCAGCTCGTCGATTTGGTAGTTCTTTGTCCAG gttttgttttgaaaatactTTGGATGGAGCTCTGGTAAAAGGGAAAATTGTTTTGTGTGATGGCTACACTCCTCCTCAATATGTGGGATTTGCTTCTGGAGCTGCTGGTCTTATATTCACTAGTACATTGACTCTAGTTGGACTAGATGTATATACATTGCCAACAATTCACATTAACGAGAGTGATGGGAATTCCGTAACTTCTTATTTAAAGTCAACAAG TAATCCAACAGCAACCATATTCAGGAGTTACGAAGAAAAAGATTCATCAGCCCCTTACGTTGCTCCTTTCTCCTCAAGAGGTCCAAATATTGTCACTCCAAACATTCTTAAG CCTGATATAGCAGCTCCAGGAGTTGACATTTTGGCTGCATGGTCTCCGGTTTCTTCAATTTCTGGTGTTAAAGGAGATAAAAGAGCATcgaatttcattataatatcTGGAACTTCCATGGCATGCCCTCATGTTACTGGAGCAGCTGCTTACGTCAAATCTTTTCATCCCAATTGGTCTCCTGCTGCAATAAAATCCGCCTTGATGACAACTg CTACCCCTATGAATCCTGCACGTAATCCAGACGCTGAATTTGCTTACGGTGCGGGCCAAATCAATCCTTTGAAGGCGGCAAATCCTGGACTGGTTTATGATGCTgatgaaaatgattatattaGTTTTCTGTGTGGACAAGGTTACAATTCAACATCGCTGCAAAAAGTTACAGGAGATAACAGCACTTGTACATCAGCAAATAAAGGATCGGTTTTGGACCTTAATCTCCCATCTTTTGCTCTATCAACCCCTCGCTCAAGCCACAACAATGTCACTTTTGGTAGAACTGTCACAAATGTTGGATCAGGTACATCCAAATATAAGGCCACAGTAAGTGCACATCCATCTTCTTTAAACGTGGAAGTAGTGCCAAATGTTTTGACCTTCTCATCGTTGGGTCAGAAGCTGTCCTTTACCCTTAGGATTGAAGGAAGCATTAATGCAgactttgtttctttttccttGATTTGGGATGATGGCACTTTCAAGGCAAGGAGTCCCGTTGTTGTTTATGTTCCATAA